Genomic window (Melioribacteraceae bacterium):
ATTGTGCTTCATCAAGAAAAGGTTTTACAAAATCGGGGGTATATTTTAATGAGGTTGGTCTTATAGCTTCGTGAGCATCCTGAACATTTTTTTTATTTTTATGCTCATAAGATTTTGCTTTTTCTGGAAGATACTCATTACCATATTTATCATTAATGAAATTTCTTGCATCTTCTACAATGTCGGGGCTGAGACGCGTAGAATCTGTTCTCATGTAAGTAATTAATCCGGTAGTTCCCTCCTCTCCCAGATCAACACCTTCATAAAGTGATTGAGCAATCATCATTGTTCTGCGAGGCCGGTAACGAAGTTTTTTAGAGGATTCCACTTGAAGAGTACTAGTAATAAAAGGGGGAAAAGAATTTCTCTTACTTTCTTTCTTTTGTAAATCACTTATTACAACTTTATTTATTGATTTTATTTCAGCAACTATTCTAGAAGCGAGATCAGATGTAGTGATTGCAAAATTCTTTAACAAAAATTCATCCCAATCCGATTCTTCCATTTTTGGTTTGGGCGGAATTTTTATCTGCTTTCCATCAACCTCGGCCAATTTGGCTTTTATTTCTTCCCCTTTATCAGTTTTAAAGACAGCTACAACAGACCAATACTCGGTAGCTACAAATTTATCAATTTCTGCTTCCCTCTCGCATATCAATCTTAGCGCAACCGATTGAACTCTGCCCGCTGATAAAGAACTTCCATATGAATCAAGAATTGCACGCCATAAAAAAGGACTAACTTTATAACCAATAATTCTATCCATCACTCTTCTCGCTCTTTGCGAAATGACGAGATGGCTATCAATTTTTAATGGGTTTTTAAGCGAGTTATTTACCGCTTTTTTAGTTATTTCATTAAATAATACACGGTTAATTTTATTTACCGATTTTTCATCAAGAATATCGACAACATCCTGAGCAATTGCTTCCCCTTCACGGTCCGGGTCAGTTGCAATGTAAATAACGCTTGCTTTGGCTGCTAATCCCCTAATTTTTTTTATCAGATCGCTCTTGCCACGAATGTTTACCAAGGAAGGTTTGAACTCGTTTTCTAGATCAATGCCAAGTTTAGTTTTGGGTAGGTTTCTGATATGCCCAACGGTTGCCTCAACAATATATTTGTTACCGACATACTTATTTATTGTCTTCGCCTTTGAGGGCGATTCAACCAAAATTAGATCTTTTGCCATTAATTTACCTTTAGTTTACGATATCGGAAGATGCGAGTAGAACTCTGCTGCCAGGTAGGACTCCGGATTCAAATTCTACAAGTGATAACAGAACAATCCAATTAATTTCCCTCCGTGTTAATTTCATGTCGGGAAATATTGTAACTTGATCAAGAATTGCCTCAAAATTAGTTGAGTCTAATAATCTTAGGTTTATTAAATGAAGCAAATAGTTATAGTTGTCAATTCCAAGTAAATCTTTTTCATGATCAGTTAATAATCGTATGCCTTTTGATTTATCTTTCTCTTCAGAAGATGGTTTCTTTTTAATTAATATTTTATCATAAATAATACTAAATGCCACACTTAATGTGTGCTCATCCACCTTATTATTTAATAGAAGTTTTTTATTAATCTCTTCAATGGATTTATTGTTGCTCAATCCCTCTAATATTTTCGTTAATATTTCCACAAGTTTAGTATTCATATTTTTCTACAATTCCCACCGCAATAGAATTATACTCCTTAACAAGTTTATTTTCAATTCTTTTCATTACCCTTTTTTTCTCTGCACTCATATCATCATATCCAACAAGATGAAGAATTCCATGCACTACAAGTCTCAACACCTCATTATCGAGTGAATTTACAAACTTTTTACTGTTCACAAGTGCATCTTCAATAGAAATGAAAATTTCCGCCGCTAAGTTATGACTTTCATTCGAATAATTAAAGGTAATGATATCTGTACTATAGTCATGATTCAAATAATTTCTATTTATAATATGAATTGAGCCAGAATTAACGAAATTAAACTCAATATCAATAACCTCAGCATTTAAGTTTGTGGCAATTAGATTAACAAGTTCTTTTAACTTCTTTTTGTTAATCTTTATAGGTTTTTCATTATAAATATTAATCTTATTCAACTGTCACCAATCTGTTTGATAATTATGTTCCTTCAACGAATCGATTGTTATCTGAGAATATTTAACATATCTCTCGGCACTGTTTTTAAAGTCAGTTATCTCGGCTTCTGTTAAATCTCTAATAATTTTAGCCGGTACTCCAGCTGCTAATTTACCTGATGGAACCACAAAACCTTGTTTTATCAATGCTCCGGCAGCTACCATTGCATTTTCCTCAATAATAGCTCCATCTAAAATTATAGCTCCCATTCCTATAAAGCAAAGATCTTTTAAAGTGCAACCATGAAGAGTAACACTATGCCCTATTGTCGCCTTATTACCAATTTCAAGCGGGAATCTTCCATTTGTAACATGCAGCATTGAGCAATCCTGTACATTTGTATCATCACCTATTTTTACATAATGAACATCCCCACGAACTACAGTATTGTACCATATTGAGCTGTTCTTACCAATTGTAACGTCGCCAATTATTTTTGAGCCGGATGCCAAAAACGCACTTGGGTCAATTTTGGGGAAGATATTTTTATAAGGGAATACTTTTATTTCTTTAGTCATATCTTTTTTTATTTATTAAAACCGGGAATATTTTTTGCCTCTTCAGTTAATGTTAGCGCTTTTTGAAAGACTTTATCATCCTGTAATGAAATTTTGTACCATCCTTCATCTTTGAACAATTCACGAGCGAAAAAAGCTTTAATTCTATTTATGATATAATTTTTATCTTTATCAAATTCGGTTTTATTTAATTTAACACCGTTTTTCTCGGCGAAACTAATAAAAGAATTTAGATCCCTTTCTGAAATAGAAAAATCATTTAGAAATTCATCAACATTTGAATATTTGCCCTTGTTGAATTTGCCATTATCAATAAATTCCCGAACAAACCTATATAGCAGATTATTACGGTTAAGAGATATTGAATAATTTGTTATTGTCCCTGAAGAAATAATATAATCGGGTGTAATTCCTCCCCCGCCTAAAACAGTCCTCCCATATTTTGTTTTATATTTTGGTCTAACAGAATCTATCTCGGTATGATGATCTAAATTATTTTCTTCAGTTTCTTCCCGGTTCATCAGCTCGTCATAATACATTGTTTTATTTTTGTATGAACGCTGGATTGCTCTCCCCGACGGAGTTAGATATTTAGATACTGTTAATCTTATTGCGGATCCATCCTCGAGCAACAACTGACGCTGAACCAGACCTTTGCCAAAAGTAGTTTCACCAACAACTAGACCCCTATCCCAATCCTGAACAGCTCCAGATACAATCTCGCTGGCAGATGCAGATCCTCTGTTCACTAAAACAATAAGTGGGATTTTTTCATAAGGATATTGCTGCTCGGCTAAAAATTGCTCATTAAATTCTTTACGCCTTCCTTTAGTTGAAACGATTAATTTATCTTTGTCTAAAAATAAATCTGATACAAAAACTGCTTGATCAAGAAGTCCGCCCGGATTATTGCGCAAATCTAAAATTAATTTTTTCATTCCCTTTGTGGTCAATTCTTTTAATGCTTTTTCTAATTCTTCCAAAGTCGAATCAGAAAATCTTGTTAATATTATATAACCGGTTTCTTTATCATACATAAAAGAAGCATCAACAGAAAAAAGATTAATTCTAGCCCTTACAATTTTAAAATCATATTCTTTTTTTGCTGATGGGCGATAGATTGTGAGATTAACTGTTGATCCCTTTTTGCCCCGAAGTTTTGTTAAAACTTGTTGATTTGTAAATCCAATGCTAGACTTTCCTTCAATTTTAATAATTCGATCACCGGAATGAATACCTACGGACTCGCTCGGACCTCCGGAAATTGGGGATACTACAGTTATAGAGTCGTTAATAATCTGAAATTCGATTCCTATTCCATCAAAATTACCTCGAAATAATGCTTCCGATTCAGATTGATCTTGTTTCGATATATATGCGGTATGAGGATCAAGTTCTTTAAATACTCCTTCAATTGCTTTCTCAGATAATTTATTTAGATCAACATCATCAACATAATAACTGCCAGTATAATTGAGAACGTCACTAATTTTTTTAATGTATAGATTTTTATTCGAATATATATTGAA
Coding sequences:
- the topA gene encoding type I DNA topoisomerase; its protein translation is MAKDLILVESPSKAKTINKYVGNKYIVEATVGHIRNLPKTKLGIDLENEFKPSLVNIRGKSDLIKKIRGLAAKASVIYIATDPDREGEAIAQDVVDILDEKSVNKINRVLFNEITKKAVNNSLKNPLKIDSHLVISQRARRVMDRIIGYKVSPFLWRAILDSYGSSLSAGRVQSVALRLICEREAEIDKFVATEYWSVVAVFKTDKGEEIKAKLAEVDGKQIKIPPKPKMEESDWDEFLLKNFAITTSDLASRIVAEIKSINKVVISDLQKKESKRNSFPPFITSTLQVESSKKLRYRPRRTMMIAQSLYEGVDLGEEGTTGLITYMRTDSTRLSPDIVEDARNFINDKYGNEYLPEKAKSYEHKNKKNVQDAHEAIRPTSLKYTPDFVKPFLDEAQFKLYDLIWKRFIACQMESARLETSTVSIKIGKYLFKSSGTTILFDGFLKLYDEDNEEVNDTNGNGNGLIPADLVIDQKLLLDEINPNQHFTKPPPRFTESTLIKELEANGIGRPSTYAMIMGTIIDRKYVEQTDRKLFPTELGKKVNLILVNNFPDIFNVNFTAKMEEELDGIAEGDIEYLDVLNDFYTPFSKSLHEVEANLEKIKCEKCGSDMDIKIGRFGKFMACTNYPECKNIKSLKELSGNTGPEYTGDDCPKCNSKTVYRDGKFGRFIGCEKYPDCDFTKIVTLGLKCPKCAEGEVISRRTKRGKIFYGCNKYPDCDFASWTLPKKEEENEDVTSSEDEY
- a CDS encoding DUF494 family protein; amino-acid sequence: MNTKLVEILTKILEGLSNNKSIEEINKKLLLNNKVDEHTLSVAFSIIYDKILIKKKPSSEEKDKSKGIRLLTDHEKDLLGIDNYNYLLHLINLRLLDSTNFEAILDQVTIFPDMKLTRREINWIVLLSLVEFESGVLPGSRVLLASSDIVN
- the ybeY gene encoding rRNA maturation RNase YbeY, encoding MNIYNEKPIKINKKKLKELVNLIATNLNAEVIDIEFNFVNSGSIHIINRNYLNHDYSTDIITFNYSNESHNLAAEIFISIEDALVNSKKFVNSLDNEVLRLVVHGILHLVGYDDMSAEKKRVMKRIENKLVKEYNSIAVGIVEKYEY
- a CDS encoding gamma carbonic anhydrase family protein, translating into MTKEIKVFPYKNIFPKIDPSAFLASGSKIIGDVTIGKNSSIWYNTVVRGDVHYVKIGDDTNVQDCSMLHVTNGRFPLEIGNKATIGHSVTLHGCTLKDLCFIGMGAIILDGAIIEENAMVAAGALIKQGFVVPSGKLAAGVPAKIIRDLTEAEITDFKNSAERYVKYSQITIDSLKEHNYQTDW
- a CDS encoding PDZ domain-containing protein, with protein sequence MKSKLTNIALYTLFLLGGIYLGIEFASRFNIYSNKNLYIKKISDVLNYTGSYYVDDVDLNKLSEKAIEGVFKELDPHTAYISKQDQSESEALFRGNFDGIGIEFQIINDSITVVSPISGGPSESVGIHSGDRIIKIEGKSSIGFTNQQVLTKLRGKKGSTVNLTIYRPSAKKEYDFKIVRARINLFSVDASFMYDKETGYIILTRFSDSTLEELEKALKELTTKGMKKLILDLRNNPGGLLDQAVFVSDLFLDKDKLIVSTKGRRKEFNEQFLAEQQYPYEKIPLIVLVNRGSASASEIVSGAVQDWDRGLVVGETTFGKGLVQRQLLLEDGSAIRLTVSKYLTPSGRAIQRSYKNKTMYYDELMNREETEENNLDHHTEIDSVRPKYKTKYGRTVLGGGGITPDYIISSGTITNYSISLNRNNLLYRFVREFIDNGKFNKGKYSNVDEFLNDFSISERDLNSFISFAEKNGVKLNKTEFDKDKNYIINRIKAFFARELFKDEGWYKISLQDDKVFQKALTLTEEAKNIPGFNK